One part of the Eleginops maclovinus isolate JMC-PN-2008 ecotype Puerto Natales chromosome 14, JC_Emac_rtc_rv5, whole genome shotgun sequence genome encodes these proteins:
- the LOC134875730 gene encoding uncharacterized protein LOC134875730 isoform X2 produces MAYASATSDWQVMFQRVGEEPTPMSLDEAHELRYEFLLTDGRLVFRAPYGQPHSFYTEVNGVPVETIHATLFSRQNWVVLMVDLVAACSMDVGSYDDSGYMMWRTPEVLHPSMSGLHETQFNIGINSEPVEPTVAEERGYIVEKDHGTVRISIPYNTEGGYRKSLVSGDLYEVYFFDLYLEQVSLAEDHMDTRLRFRKTLTTPLLPRPVFTENKTVPEERVFTVYLGDVPDDVALVAVHLNGQAFTVPFMNALGHTITKVIHPNNTHGYTLKVSMEDPVIRQQFSKEDGAMQHTLEINYTLTVLPEYEPFYHLASVMAFTDVSPPVFDAVCTESGISFKLDRRPFDYLWEITIGSDLLTSELADQHGYIMSTDSNSLLLEVPLFSHGFKSTEATLKGFFGTFEITMRDPETSEVQSSSVKTCPFSTTELIMCSTDGRLTVVADLSLAMPNGGNPTRTNLRDKYCGPKETDGTRALFSFPLNSCGSTVKLGKEYVTYENEIFFSKKLRALKNPADPINNIDRVTVQCTYPLSGLFRLFSVYKFESDLAGVGRILHSLLSTEGLRSPTMEPTSVTHSPVHTTRRTRRPVSMRPGYQPPAKYIKVSSFLKNLPKKGAKGQLKTKINPFPS; encoded by the exons ATG GCTTACGCCTCAGCCACCTCAGATTGGCAGGTGATGTTCCAGAGGGTGGGTGAGGAGCCGACTCCCATGAGCCTTGATGAAGCGCATGAGCTACGCTATGAGTTTCTCTTGACTGATGGAAGGCTGGTATTTCGTGCTCCCTATGGACAACCTCACTCATTCTACACTGAG GTGAATGGCGTTCCAGTAGAGACGATCCATGCTACCCTGTTCTCCAGACAAAACTGGGTTGTCCTCATGGTTGACCTGGTCGCTGCTTGCTCTATGG ATGTGGGATCCTATGATGACAGCGGCTACATGATGTGGAGGACTCCTGAGGTGCTGCACCCATCAATGTCTGGTCTACACGAGACTCAATTCAACATTGGCATCAATAGTGAACCTGTGGAGCCTACGGTTGCAGAGGAGAGGGGCTACATTGTGGAAAAGGACCACGGTACAGTCAGGATCAGCATCCCCTACAACACTGAGGGAGGATACAGGAAG AGCTTAGTGTCTGGCGACCTCTACGAAGTCTACTTCTTTGACCTTTACTTGGAGCAAGTGTCACTGGCTGAAGATCATATGGATACCAGACTTCGATTTCGCAAGACACTGACCACTCCCCTGCTGCCACGCCCTGTGTTCACTGAAAACA AAACAGTTCCTGAGGAGCGCGTGTTCACGGTCTACCTCGGAGACGTGCCTGATGATGTGGCGTTGGTTGCTGTTCATTTGAATGGACAAGCATTTACAGTTCCCTTTATGAATGCACTCGGCCACACCATCACCAAGGTTATTCATCCCAACAACACGCATGGCTACACTCTGAAAGTGTCTATGGAGGACCCTGTTATCAGGCAGCAG TTCTCCAAAGAAGATGGTGCCATGCAGCACACTCTAGAAATCAACTACACCCTGACTGTTTTGCCTGAATATGAGCCTTTTTACCACCTGGCCTCAGTGATGGCATTTACTGATGTCT CCCCACCAGTGTTTGACGCTGTCTGTACGGAGTCTGGCATCAGCTTCAAGCTGGACCGCCGGCCTTTTGACTACCTCTGGGAGATCACTATCGGCTCAGACCTGCTGACTTCAGAGCTGGCAGACCAGCATGGCTACATCATGAGCACCGATAGCAACAGTCTGCTGCTCGAGGTGCCCCTCTTCAGTCATGGCTTCAAGAGCACG gAAGCCACTTTGAAGGGATTCTTTGGCACTTTTGAAATCACCATGCGAGATCCTGAAACATCTGAAGTCCAGAGCTCCTCCGTCAAGACTTGTCCGTTCTCTACTACTGAACTCATCA TGTGTTCGACTGATGGGAGGCTGACTGTGGTGGCTGACTTGTCTCTGGCCATGCCAAATGGAGGCAATCCCACAAGAACCAACCTGAGGGACAAATACTGTGGACCCAAAGAGACAGACGGCACCAGGGCTCTGTTCTCTTTTCCACTCAACAGCTGTGGCTCCACCGTCAAG CTCGGCAAGGAGTACGTGACATACGAAAACGAGATTTTCTTCAGCAAGAAGCTGCGGGCTCTGAAAAATCCAGCAGATCCCATTAATAATATTGACAG GGTAACAGTACAGTGTACGTATCCTCTCTCTGGACTGTTCCGCCTCTTCTCAGTATACAAGTTTGAGTCGGACCTAGCCGGTGTCGGTCGCATTCTGCATTCTTTGCTATCCACTGAAG GTCTGCGGAGTCCCACCATGGAGCCCACTTCAGTGACTCATTCTCCAGTGCACACTACCAGACGCACCCGAAGACCTGTGTCGATGAGACCCGGGTACCAGCCTCCTGCAAAATACATCAAAGTGTCCAGCTTCCTGAAGAATCTTCCTAAGAAAG GAGCTAAAGGACAACTGAAGACTAAAATCAATCCATTTCCTTCGTAA
- the LOC134875730 gene encoding uncharacterized protein LOC134875730 isoform X1, with amino-acid sequence MVSREVTCESNFMEVSVRSDVACPTGTRRDDWDAVTQTAYASATSDWQVMFQRVGEEPTPMSLDEAHELRYEFLLTDGRLVFRAPYGQPHSFYTEVNGVPVETIHATLFSRQNWVVLMVDLVAACSMDVGSYDDSGYMMWRTPEVLHPSMSGLHETQFNIGINSEPVEPTVAEERGYIVEKDHGTVRISIPYNTEGGYRKSLVSGDLYEVYFFDLYLEQVSLAEDHMDTRLRFRKTLTTPLLPRPVFTENKTVPEERVFTVYLGDVPDDVALVAVHLNGQAFTVPFMNALGHTITKVIHPNNTHGYTLKVSMEDPVIRQQFSKEDGAMQHTLEINYTLTVLPEYEPFYHLASVMAFTDVSPPVFDAVCTESGISFKLDRRPFDYLWEITIGSDLLTSELADQHGYIMSTDSNSLLLEVPLFSHGFKSTEATLKGFFGTFEITMRDPETSEVQSSSVKTCPFSTTELIMCSTDGRLTVVADLSLAMPNGGNPTRTNLRDKYCGPKETDGTRALFSFPLNSCGSTVKLGKEYVTYENEIFFSKKLRALKNPADPINNIDRVTVQCTYPLSGLFRLFSVYKFESDLAGVGRILHSLLSTEGLRSPTMEPTSVTHSPVHTTRRTRRPVSMRPGYQPPAKYIKVSSFLKNLPKKGAKGQLKTKINPFPS; translated from the exons aTGGTCTCCAGAGAAGTTACCTGTGAGAGCAACTTCATGGAg GTGTCTGTGAGAAGTGATGTTGCCTGTCCAACTGGGACACGGAGGGATGACTGGGATGCTGTTACCCAAACG GCTTACGCCTCAGCCACCTCAGATTGGCAGGTGATGTTCCAGAGGGTGGGTGAGGAGCCGACTCCCATGAGCCTTGATGAAGCGCATGAGCTACGCTATGAGTTTCTCTTGACTGATGGAAGGCTGGTATTTCGTGCTCCCTATGGACAACCTCACTCATTCTACACTGAG GTGAATGGCGTTCCAGTAGAGACGATCCATGCTACCCTGTTCTCCAGACAAAACTGGGTTGTCCTCATGGTTGACCTGGTCGCTGCTTGCTCTATGG ATGTGGGATCCTATGATGACAGCGGCTACATGATGTGGAGGACTCCTGAGGTGCTGCACCCATCAATGTCTGGTCTACACGAGACTCAATTCAACATTGGCATCAATAGTGAACCTGTGGAGCCTACGGTTGCAGAGGAGAGGGGCTACATTGTGGAAAAGGACCACGGTACAGTCAGGATCAGCATCCCCTACAACACTGAGGGAGGATACAGGAAG AGCTTAGTGTCTGGCGACCTCTACGAAGTCTACTTCTTTGACCTTTACTTGGAGCAAGTGTCACTGGCTGAAGATCATATGGATACCAGACTTCGATTTCGCAAGACACTGACCACTCCCCTGCTGCCACGCCCTGTGTTCACTGAAAACA AAACAGTTCCTGAGGAGCGCGTGTTCACGGTCTACCTCGGAGACGTGCCTGATGATGTGGCGTTGGTTGCTGTTCATTTGAATGGACAAGCATTTACAGTTCCCTTTATGAATGCACTCGGCCACACCATCACCAAGGTTATTCATCCCAACAACACGCATGGCTACACTCTGAAAGTGTCTATGGAGGACCCTGTTATCAGGCAGCAG TTCTCCAAAGAAGATGGTGCCATGCAGCACACTCTAGAAATCAACTACACCCTGACTGTTTTGCCTGAATATGAGCCTTTTTACCACCTGGCCTCAGTGATGGCATTTACTGATGTCT CCCCACCAGTGTTTGACGCTGTCTGTACGGAGTCTGGCATCAGCTTCAAGCTGGACCGCCGGCCTTTTGACTACCTCTGGGAGATCACTATCGGCTCAGACCTGCTGACTTCAGAGCTGGCAGACCAGCATGGCTACATCATGAGCACCGATAGCAACAGTCTGCTGCTCGAGGTGCCCCTCTTCAGTCATGGCTTCAAGAGCACG gAAGCCACTTTGAAGGGATTCTTTGGCACTTTTGAAATCACCATGCGAGATCCTGAAACATCTGAAGTCCAGAGCTCCTCCGTCAAGACTTGTCCGTTCTCTACTACTGAACTCATCA TGTGTTCGACTGATGGGAGGCTGACTGTGGTGGCTGACTTGTCTCTGGCCATGCCAAATGGAGGCAATCCCACAAGAACCAACCTGAGGGACAAATACTGTGGACCCAAAGAGACAGACGGCACCAGGGCTCTGTTCTCTTTTCCACTCAACAGCTGTGGCTCCACCGTCAAG CTCGGCAAGGAGTACGTGACATACGAAAACGAGATTTTCTTCAGCAAGAAGCTGCGGGCTCTGAAAAATCCAGCAGATCCCATTAATAATATTGACAG GGTAACAGTACAGTGTACGTATCCTCTCTCTGGACTGTTCCGCCTCTTCTCAGTATACAAGTTTGAGTCGGACCTAGCCGGTGTCGGTCGCATTCTGCATTCTTTGCTATCCACTGAAG GTCTGCGGAGTCCCACCATGGAGCCCACTTCAGTGACTCATTCTCCAGTGCACACTACCAGACGCACCCGAAGACCTGTGTCGATGAGACCCGGGTACCAGCCTCCTGCAAAATACATCAAAGTGTCCAGCTTCCTGAAGAATCTTCCTAAGAAAG GAGCTAAAGGACAACTGAAGACTAAAATCAATCCATTTCCTTCGTAA
- the LOC134875701 gene encoding uncharacterized protein LOC134875701 encodes MECHDRFFVIAVDLAFTGSNPHFEAVDESGVYAITKQSAAQCGYSIGVLPMLGHVELRASYFSCHTENKDDEVFTFNFNLVVAIEGKIATYALNKTCSPSLPWSPREVTCEVNYMEVSVKSEVTCPSETKKEDWNAALKSAYTSATSDWQVMLHGDERVLPMNLSEAHKRGYAFHLTDSRLVLRAPYGQPESFSAEVKGVPVEAVHATLFSRQSWVVLMVDLVAACSMHEGSYDNSGYMMWDTPEVLHPLMTSESETRVKIGVDGELVEKPVAEERGYIVEKYNGTLQISIPYNAEGAIRKSLVSGDLFEFYVFALYLEQMLFGEDQMDTRLRAHRTLATPLLPRPLYSENRTVPEQRMFTVYLGDVPEDVGLVAVHLNGQVFTVPFMNVSSHTITKVIHPNNTHGYTLKVSMADPIVRQQFSKEDGAMQHTLEINYTLTVLPEYEPFYHLASVMAFTDVSPPVFDAVCTESGISFKLDRRPFDYLWEITIGSDLLTSELADQHGYIMSTDSNSLLLEVPLFSHGFKSTEATLKGFFGTFEITMRDPETSEVQSSSVKTCPFSTTELIMCSTDGRLTVVADLSLAMPNGGNPTRTNLRDKYCGPKETDGTRALFSFPLNSCGSTVKLGKEYVTYENEIFFSKKLRALKNPADPINNIDRVTVQCTYPLSGLFRLFSVYKFESDLAGVGRILHSLQSTEGLRSPTMEPTSVTQSPVYTTRRTRRPVSMRPGYQPPAKYIKVSSFLKNLPKKKGTLQSKINPRMY; translated from the exons ATGGAGTGTCATGATCGCTTCTTCGTGATAGCTGTTGATCTCGCCTTCACCGGGAGTAATCCTCACTTTGAGGCAGTTG ATGAGAGCGGTGTGTATGCCATCACTAAGCAGTCTGCAGCACAGTGTGGCTACAGTATTGGCGTTCTCCCTATGCTTGGCCATGTGGAGCTCCGAGCCTCGTATTTTAGCTGTCATACTGAAAACAAG GATGATGAAGTCTTCACCTTCAACTTCAACCTGGTTGTTGCAATTGAAGGAAAGATTGCCACCTATGCCTTGAACAAGACCTGttctccatctctcccctgGTCTCCGAGAGAGGTCACCTGTGAGGTCAACTACATGGAG GTGTCTGTGAAGAGTGAGGTCACGTGTCCGTctgagacaaagaaagaagacTGGAATGCTGCTCTAAaatct GCATATACCTCGGCAACTTCAGACTGGCAGGTTATGTTGCACGGAGATGAGCGGGTGCTGCCAATGAACCTTTCTGAAGCTCATAAGCGGGGCTATGCGTTTCACTTGACGGACAGCAGGCTGGTTTTACGTGCCCCGTATGGACAACCTGAATCATTCAGCGCTGAG GTGAAGGGTGTTCCAGTAGAGGCTGTCCATGCTACTCTGTTCTCCAGACAAAGCTGGGTTGTCCTCATGGTTGACCTGGTCGCTGCTTGCTCAATGC ATGAAGGCTCTTATGACAACAGCGGCTACATGATGTGGGACACTCCTGAGGTGCTGCACCCTCTGATGACTAGTGAAAGCGAGACTCGGGTCAAAATCGGAGTCGATGGCGAACTTGTTGAAAAGCCAGTCGCAGAGGAGAGGGGCTACATTGTGGAGAAGTATAATGGCACACTCCAGATCAGCATCCCCTATAACGCTGAAGGAGCAATCCGGAAG AGCTTGGTGTCTGGCGACCTCTTCGAGTTCTACGTCTTTGCGCTGTACTTGGAGCAAATGTTGTTTGGTGAAGATCAGATGGACACCAGACTTCGTGCTCACAGGACACTGGCTACTCCCCTGCTGCCCCGCCCTCTTTACAGTGAAAACC GAACAGTTCCTGAGCAGCGCATGTTCACAGTCTACCTCGGAGACGTGCCTGAAGACGTGGGGTTGGTTGCTGTTCATTTGAATGGACAAGTATTTACAGTTCCCTTTATGAATGTAAGCAGCCACACCATCACCAAGGTTATTCATCCCAACAACACGCATGGCTACACTCTGAAGGTGTCTATGGCTGATCCTATTGTCAGGCAGCAG TTCTCCAAAGAAGATGGTGCCATGCAGCACACTCTAGAAATCAACTACACCCTGACTGTTCTGCCTGAATATGAGCCTTTTTACCACCTGGCCTCAGTGATGGCATTTACTGATGTCT CCCCACCAGTGTTTGACGCTGTCTGTACGGAGTCTGGCATCAGCTTCAAGCTGGACCGCCGGCCTTTTGACTACCTCTGGGAGATCACTATCGGCTCAGACCTGCTGACTTCAGAGCTGGCAGACCAGCATGGCTACATCATGAGCACCGATAGCAACAGTCTGCTGCTCGAGGTTCCCCTCTTCAGTCATGGCTTCAAGAGCACG gAAGCCACTTTGAAGGGATTCTTTGGCACTTTTGAAATCACCATGCGAGATCCTGAAACATCTGAAGTCCAGAGCTCCTCCGTCAAGACTTGTCCGTTCTCTACTACTGAACTCATCA TGTGTTCGACTGATGGGAGGCTGACTGTGGTGGCTGACTTGTCTCTGGCCATGCCAAATGGAGGCAATCCCACAAGAACCAACCTGAGGGACAAATACTGTGGACCCAAAGAGACAGACGGCACCAGGGCTCTGTTCTCTTTTCCACTCAACAGCTGTGGATCCACTGTCAAA CTCGGCAAGGAGTACGTGACATACGAAAACGAGATTTTCTTCAGCAAGAAGCTGCGGGCTCTGAAAAATCCAGCAGATCCCATTAATAATATTGACAG GGTGACAGTACAGTGTACGTATCCTCTCTCTGGACTGTTCCGCCTCTTCTCAGTATACAAGTTTGAGTCGGACCTAGCCGGTGTCGGTCGCATTCTGCATTCTTTGCAATCCACTGAAG GTCTGCGGAGTCCCACCATGGAGCCCACTTCAGTGACTCAATCTCCAGTGTACACTACCAGACGCACCCGAAGACCTGTGTCGATGAGACCCGGGTACCAGCCTCCTGCAAAATACATCAAAGTGTCCAGCTTCCTGAAGAATCTTCCTAAGAAGAAAGGAACTCTGCAATCCAAAATAAATCCAAGAATGTATTAA